In one Thermoanaerobaculia bacterium genomic region, the following are encoded:
- a CDS encoding PadR family transcriptional regulator — protein sequence MTDLVQGTLDMLILKTLALEPLHGFGISVRIEQISRGVFHLNPGSLFPAFRRLERAGWIEGDWRATENNRQAKYYRLTASGRRKLEEDRREWARQVAAIGRILEA from the coding sequence GTGACCGACCTCGTCCAGGGCACGCTCGACATGCTGATCCTGAAGACGCTCGCGCTCGAGCCGCTCCACGGTTTCGGGATTTCCGTCCGCATCGAGCAGATCAGCCGGGGGGTATTCCATCTGAATCCCGGCTCCCTCTTTCCCGCATTTCGCCGCCTCGAGCGGGCCGGCTGGATCGAGGGGGACTGGCGGGCGACCGAGAACAACCGTCAGGCGAAGTACTACCGCCTGACGGCGTCGGGGCGGAGGAAGCTCGAGGAAGACCGGCGCGAATGGGCGCGCCAGGTCGCGGCCATCGGCCGGATTCTCGAAGCGTAG